GCCAACTTGGAGAACACCGCGATGCCGGGGCTACAGATCCACCGTGAAGAGACCGCAGGTTCCGTGACGCTGCGGCTGGAAGGCACGCTGGATGGCAAGACGGCGGAAGAGGTCCAGACGTCGCTGAGCGGCCTGCGTGATTGCGAGGTCGTCCTGGACTTCGCCCACCTGAAGGAGTTCAAGGACAGCGCGGTGGGCGTGCTGACCCAGGGGCTGGTGGAGCGCTCCGTGCAGTTGCGCGGCCTGGCCACCCACCACGAGCGGATGTTCCGGTACTTCGGTGTGGGTACGGGGACGTCACCGCGCCCCGCGTACTACACGCCCGAAGACGTCTTCCTGGCCTAGGCGCTCCGCCGACCCAGGAGGGAGC
This genomic window from Myxococcus hansupus contains:
- a CDS encoding STAS domain-containing protein, which encodes MPGLQIHREETAGSVTLRLEGTLDGKTAEEVQTSLSGLRDCEVVLDFAHLKEFKDSAVGVLTQGLVERSVQLRGLATHHERMFRYFGVGTGTSPRPAYYTPEDVFLA